Part of the Thermococcus sp. 18S1 genome, CAGGGAATAGACTATCGCGTTGAAGCCCACGACCAGGGGAATCGGGGCCGAGGCGTAGGCTAGCAGGAGTCCTGTGTAGCCCCTCCTCTGAAGGGACAGCATCGACAGGATTATCGGAATTGCCAGGATGAGCGCAGTTATGGCGAAGAACTGATTGAGATACGCTCCGGTCAGGATGAAGAACGACGTCATTCCGAAGATGTATTTCCTGTATGCCCTCTTAAGCTCGACGAGCTTCTTGGGGATGAAGTCATACTCGGCCGACCTGGAATACAGGAGGACCTTGTTCACGGCTTTCAGGTAGTTCTTTTTGCCCTCCTTTTCTATGCCCTTATCAGTGCTCATCAATTTGAGCTCCTTGGCTTTTTTGAAGAAGAACTCGGCCAGCTCCTCGTTGTCCTTCTCGACCTTGGAGGCAACCTCACGGAAGTTCCTAGCTGCCTCCTCCAGGGATTTCTTGACTTTCGTCTTCTCCTTTTCACTTAGGCTGCCGAGCCTCTCGATCTTTTCAAGGGTTGATTCGAGAACTTCGGCAGTTTCAAGAAGTATTTTTTCGCTTTTCACCTATACCCCCCCAAAATGAGAAAGAAAAAGGGTTTAAGACACTTCCCCTCTTTCCGCCTTGAGTAGCTTGTTGATGCTCCAGCCCATCATGGCGAATATTGCCAGCCATGCTATCAGCATGTAGATTATCCAGCTTTCCATTGCGATCACCTCAGACCCTTATGATGACCTCGTTCTTCTCGAGCTCCTCGCCGTACTTGCGCTTGATGGAGTAGTAGCTCTCCACTGCACCGATGATCCACATGAAGATTATTGCCAGTCTGGCCGGCCACTCAAGGGTTGCTCCAACGAGGCTCTGGGCGGATCCTATCAGCGGTATCAGCAGGAGTATTGGGGCTATGTAGAGCAGTATCGGCTTGTACCATCCAGGGACTTTCATGTAAGCTCCCTGGTGCAGCTCCTTCCAGAAGTTGTCCGGCTTGAACAGGTACACTGCGACTATGATGTCGAAGAGCGCCAGCAGGGTGAGCTGGAAGCTGACCCATGCGTCAACCTGGTCGAGGTAGCCGCTGATGTACACGACCGGGAGGCCCGCGATGAAGTAGAGCACGAGCACTACCCAGGTTCCGACCTTCCTCTTGATGTTGAGGTCCTCCTCGAGGAGGGCGGTGAGGTAGTTGTACATGGCTATGGCTGAGGTGAAGCCCGCGAACCAGAGGAGGAGGAACCACATTGCTCCGAAGAGCTTTCCTATGTCGCCCATGCTGACGAAGACGTTGGGCAGGCTGGTGTAGGAGAATCCAAGGCCGAACTTCTGGCCTATCCAAGCGAGGGCCTCGTTCTTACCCTGCTCGAGAATCTCGGGCGGCACGATCTTGGGGGCGTAGGCGGTCGCCAGCGGGACGGCGAGTGAACCACCAAGGACGACCTCCGCGAACTCGTTCAGGGAGACCGTCGCGAGACCGCTGAGGGCAACGTCGTCATCCGGGCCGAGGTAGCTGGCGTAGTTCTGGATGATACCCATACCGAGCGAGAGGGTGAAGAATATCTGTCCGGTTGCGGCGAGCATGACCGTCGCGAAGTGGTCCTTGAGGTACGCCCAGTTGGGGCTCCAGATGAACCTGAATCCGTCAATGGTGCTCCAGTTAGGGTCTATTGGTGAGCCGAGGACGAACACGTAGCCGACCATTATAATGGCGAAGACGTAGAGGAGCGGCATCATGACCTTAACCCAGCGCTCAATACCCTTGCTGACACCCTGTCCGACGGCTATGGCAAGGAGTATAACGGTTATGCCCCAGAACAGCATAACCTGGGCGTGGTTGCCGAGGTAGTTGCCGAAGAACTCTCCGGTGTTCTGGCCGAAGTAGGCGCCCGTAGCGCTGAAGTAGGAATAAGCCGCTGACCAGCCGATGAGGTGGAGGTAGTAGCTGTTCAGGAGAACCGTCAGTGAAAAGGCCAGCATTCCGCTGATGACTCCCCACCACAGTGCGCTCTTTGGTTTGACACGCTCCCTGGCCATAAGGTAGTACGTCGGACCGAGGGTACCGTGACCATACTTTCCACCGTAGCGACCGGCGACCCACTCAATCCACATCACTGGTATTCCTAGGAAGAACAGAGCTATAAAGTACGGCACCATAAAGGCTCCGCCACCGTTCTGGGCAACCTGCGTTGGAAACCTCACGAAGTTGCCCAGACCGACGGCGTTTCCAGCCATTGCTAAAATCAAACCAATCTTAGTTGCCCATTGATCCCTCTGTTGTTCCACAATATTCACCCCCGTTCTTAAATGTCCGGACCATGAAACCCCTGTGTATGGCTTTGGGGCATTATGTATAAGGCAAGGCATTCTATAAAAAGATTTCTAATAGTTTTTTTCGACAAAAGACGATTTACTCAAGCGTTAAACTGTGGCAGTTCCTTTCTCGTCATTTCTTTAATGTGTTGAAAAAACCTTAATTTTGGTTTTGGCATTATGGCAATTATAGTGTCCAGATACTACAGAATGACGAATCATTGTCGGCGCGTTTCCATCAAGTATTTAACCCCGCGATGCTACCTCCGGATGGTGCCCGATGATTGGAACAAGAGTGAGCTGATGGGTGATGACCGACTTCTCGCTGAGGGCACCTCATCCGGATCGTTCCAGTGCATGATGGGTTCTACTTGGGTTCATTGATGCAATTTTGTGTCCCTCGATGTATAGAAAATCTTGGATGTACATCCCTCTTTTTGCCCGAAGATTTCGGGAGGGTTTTTCTTTTCGCCGAAAATTTCCGTACATAACTTTTTGTTTGAAATCAACCGTTCTCCTGCCTTCTTTATCGAAAGGTTTATATATGCAAATGCCTAAGAGTACCTCGCAAATTACCGAAACCCGAGGTGGTAAAGATGGTCGAGATTGACCCGTTTGAGATGGCCGTTCAGCAGCTCGAGAGGGCTGCCCAGTTCATGGACATAAGCGAAGAGGCCCTCGAGTGGCTCAAGAAGCCCATGAGGATTGTTGAGGTCAGCGTCCCGCTCGAGATGGACGACGGTTCTGTTAAGGTTTTCACCGGTTTCCGCGTTCAGCACAACTGGGCCCGCGGTCCGACCAAGGGTGGTATAAGGTGGCACCCGGCCGAGACCCTCAGCACCGTTAAGGCCCTCGCCACCTGGATGACCTGGAAGGTCGCCGTTGTTGACCTCCCCTACGGTGGAGGTAAGGGTGGTATCATCGTTAACCCGAAGGAGCTCAGCGAGAGGGAGAAGGAGAGGCTCGCGAGGAACTACATAAGGGCCATCTACGATGTCATCAGCCCGTACACCGACATTCCGGCTCCTGACGTTTACACCAACCCGCAGATCATGGCCTGGATGATGGACGAGTACGAGGTCATCAGCAGGAGGAAGGGCCCGAGCTTCGGTATCATCACCGGCAAGCCGCCCGGAGTTGGCGGTATCGTCGCCAGGATGGACGCCACCGCTCGCGGTGCCAGCTACACCGTCCGCGAGGCCGCCAAGGCCCTCGGCATGGACCTCAAGGGCAAGACCATCGCCATCCAGGGTTACGGTAACGCCGGCTACTACATGGCCAAGATCATGAGCGAGGAGTACGGCATGAAGGTCGTCGCCGTCAGCGACAGCAAGGGCGGCATCTACAACCCGGACGGCCTCAACGCCGACGAGATCCTCGAGTGGAAGAAGAAGAACGGCAGCGTTAAGGACTTCCCGGGAGCCACCAACATCACCAACGAGGAGCTCCTCGAGCTCGAGGTCGACGTCCTCGCCCCGAGTGCCATCGAGGGTGTCATCACCAAGGACAACGCCGACAAGATCAAGGCCAAGATCGTCGCCGAGCTCGCCAACGGTCCGACCACCCCGGAGGCCGACGAGATCCTCCACGAGAAGGGCGTCCTCATCATACC contains:
- a CDS encoding alpha-glucosidase, which produces MKSEKILLETAEVLESTLEKIERLGSLSEKEKTKVKKSLEEAARNFREVASKVEKDNEELAEFFFKKAKELKLMSTDKGIEKEGKKNYLKAVNKVLLYSRSAEYDFIPKKLVELKRAYRKYIFGMTSFFILTGAYLNQFFAITALILAIPIILSMLSLQRRGYTGLLLAYASAPIPLVVGFNAIVYSLSALRDPNQVSTIAEHLGKSVSFAQGYLIFLVLLSAVEIYLIASSLVELYRNRYAFL
- a CDS encoding sodium-dependent transporter — protein: MEQQRDQWATKIGLILAMAGNAVGLGNFVRFPTQVAQNGGGAFMVPYFIALFFLGIPVMWIEWVAGRYGGKYGHGTLGPTYYLMARERVKPKSALWWGVISGMLAFSLTVLLNSYYLHLIGWSAAYSYFSATGAYFGQNTGEFFGNYLGNHAQVMLFWGITVILLAIAVGQGVSKGIERWVKVMMPLLYVFAIIMVGYVFVLGSPIDPNWSTIDGFRFIWSPNWAYLKDHFATVMLAATGQIFFTLSLGMGIIQNYASYLGPDDDVALSGLATVSLNEFAEVVLGGSLAVPLATAYAPKIVPPEILEQGKNEALAWIGQKFGLGFSYTSLPNVFVSMGDIGKLFGAMWFLLLWFAGFTSAIAMYNYLTALLEEDLNIKRKVGTWVVLVLYFIAGLPVVYISGYLDQVDAWVSFQLTLLALFDIIVAVYLFKPDNFWKELHQGAYMKVPGWYKPILLYIAPILLLIPLIGSAQSLVGATLEWPARLAIIFMWIIGAVESYYSIKRKYGEELEKNEVIIRV
- the gdhA gene encoding glutamate dehydrogenase — protein: MVEIDPFEMAVQQLERAAQFMDISEEALEWLKKPMRIVEVSVPLEMDDGSVKVFTGFRVQHNWARGPTKGGIRWHPAETLSTVKALATWMTWKVAVVDLPYGGGKGGIIVNPKELSEREKERLARNYIRAIYDVISPYTDIPAPDVYTNPQIMAWMMDEYEVISRRKGPSFGIITGKPPGVGGIVARMDATARGASYTVREAAKALGMDLKGKTIAIQGYGNAGYYMAKIMSEEYGMKVVAVSDSKGGIYNPDGLNADEILEWKKKNGSVKDFPGATNITNEELLELEVDVLAPSAIEGVITKDNADKIKAKIVAELANGPTTPEADEILHEKGVLIIPDFLCNAGGVTVSYFEWVQNINGFYWTVEETRKRLDDKMTKAFWDVYNTHKEKAIPMRDAAYVVAVQRVYDAMKHRGWVKK